GAACAGCGCCGCGAGGACCGCGCCGAGCTTGACCGGGTCTTCGGTGAGGCGATCCGCGGCCTCTCGCAGCTCGATTTCTCGCAGCGCGTTTCCGGCGAGATGCCCGACGCCTGGCGCGACATGGCCGACACGCTGAACGGCGCGCTCGACGAAATCCAGTCCCGTCTTGCCGCGGCCGCTGACCGCGCCAGCGAATCCGACCGTCTCGTCGGCACGCTGGCTTCAGGCGCAAATGCGCTCTCCGCCCGTTCCTCCGAGCAGTCGGCAAACCTCATCGAGACCGCCAACGCCCTCGGCGCCATCGTCGAGCGGGTGCGCCAGACGCTGGGCGAGACCCGCAAGGCCCAGGCCGCTGCCGCCTCCACGCAGGCCTCCGTCGCGCTCAGCGGCAACATCGTCGGTGAAGCGATGTCGGCCATGGCGGATATCGAGGCTTCGGCCGAGAAGATCGGCCAGATCATCGGCGTCATCGACGAGATCGCCTTCCAGACCAACCTGCTGGCGCTCAATGCCGGCATCGAGGCTGCCCGCGCCGGCGACAGCGGCCGAGGCTTTGCCGTCGTCGCGCAGGAAGTGCGCGCGCTCGCCCAGCGCTCGGCCGACGCCGCGCGCGAGATCAAGCAGCTCGTCACGGGCACGAAGGCGCAGGTCGAGGCCGGCGTCGAGCACGTCCATCGCACGCAGGACGCCATCGGCAACATCGTGCGCCAGGTCGAGGACATCAATGAGGCCATCACCGGCATCGCGCGCGAAAGCGCCGTCGATGCGGATGGGCTGAACGGTGTTTCGGCCGAGATCGGTCGCGCCGGCCGCATGCTGGAAGCCGACGCCGCGGAGGCCGGTCGCTTCGGCAATGCGGGCGGCGACCTCCACACCGTCATCCTCGAACTCGGCCGCACGATCCGCGAATTCCACGTTTCGTCGCAGCGCGACCTTCGCCGCCCGGCTCGCCCCGCGCAGGCGGAGCCGCGCGCGACGAT
This DNA window, taken from Shinella zoogloeoides, encodes the following:
- a CDS encoding globin-coupled sensor protein codes for the protein MPAEQARTGQAASLRDRLRFAGVESADGDILRRHRQTLERHVETALRDLFQRFQTFPDAARHFQSERQVDRLHDLQSSHWSVLTDARFDGLYAERVKVLSDSESQMGLDPRWRIAGHSVVLETVVTGLIEEYWPKSILGGGKARRKELTELVSAFLRTAMVDAEIGVSLRFNELRHAHARALGEQRREDRAELDRVFGEAIRGLSQLDFSQRVSGEMPDAWRDMADTLNGALDEIQSRLAAAADRASESDRLVGTLASGANALSARSSEQSANLIETANALGAIVERVRQTLGETRKAQAAAASTQASVALSGNIVGEAMSAMADIEASAEKIGQIIGVIDEIAFQTNLLALNAGIEAARAGDSGRGFAVVAQEVRALAQRSADAAREIKQLVTGTKAQVEAGVEHVHRTQDAIGNIVRQVEDINEAITGIARESAVDADGLNGVSAEIGRAGRMLEADAAEAGRFGNAGGDLHTVILELGRTIREFHVSSQRDLRRPARPAQAEPRATMPAGETSSSPLDFLTARAVGFGG